Genomic window (Candidatus Eisenbacteria bacterium):
TTTGCTGGAATGGCGAGACCCGCGCTCCGGCGCGCGCCGAGGACGCACACTACGACGGCCTCGCCGATCTGCCGTTCACGCAGGGCTTCCTGCCGCAGAACGGCATCGCGGCGCTGAAGGACGAGCTCGTCTTCCAGCGCGCCGTGCAGTCGTATCTGTGGGCCCTCCCCGCGCTCAACATGTACGGTATGAAGGAAGGCTCCGAGAAGGGGCCGGTTGCCGTAGCGCCGTCAGAAGGTGACGGGAAGCTTTGCCGGGCTGCGGCCGAGCACCTGAGACCACTCCATGGTCTCCGGGTCGGCGGCGAGTGCCGGCGCCAGCTCGGCCACCCCTCGTACCGCCTCCTCGAGCGTCGTCCGGGCGAGCGCCGCGCCCAGGCAGTAGTGCGGCCCGCCGCCGAATGAGAGCAGTCGTGGGGCATCGGGTTCGTCGAAGCGGCGCGGCACGAACGCATCCGGATCGCGCCACACCTCCGGATCGCGATTGGCGGTGAGGAAGGTGCACGCCAACATCGTCCCGGCCTGACGCTCGATCCCGCAGATCTCGATCGGCTCCACGACGGTGCGGGGCGCGAAGCTGATGCCGGGCTCGAAGCGGATCGTCTCGCTCACGAGCGACGCCAGCGCGGCAGGCCGCGAGCGGACCTCCGCCAGCGCGCTCGGCCGGGCGAGTAGGGTCAGCAGCGTGCAGCCGATCTGGCTCGCCGTGGTGTCGTGGCCGCCGACGAGCAGGTTCGCCACCATCGTGACCGTCTCGTCGCGAGTGAGGCGATCGCCGTCGTGCTCGGCGCGAATCAGCGCCGTCATCAAGTCGTCGGCGGGGGCGTGGCTGCGCTGCTCGATCAACTCTCGGACGTAGGCGAGCAGGTCCGTGATCGCGGTTTCCGCGCGCGTGATCTGATCGGGCTCCATGAACAGGAACACGGGGCTCAGCGCATCCACCCAGGCGATGAAGTCGGGAACCGCCGCGGCCGGGACGCCCAAGAGCGCGCACATGACGTGCATCGGCACGTGAGCGAAGGCCGCGACGAGATCCCCACCGCCCGCCTGGCGCAGCGCCGAGACGTGCTCGGCCACGCGGGCGGCAGCGATTGGCCGGAGCCTCTCGACCGCGCGCGGGGTGAACGCCTTGCTGACCAGACGCCGCAGCCGGTCGTGGCGGCCGCCGTCGTTCGTGAACATCAGCGCGCCATACCACTCGCGC
Coding sequences:
- a CDS encoding cytochrome P450; this translates as MEPKVAATAVTDPREWRRLMLETASRGPTAIDEDTGMVYVLRHRDIERLLNEPRVHGVGLSLFDAMGIAGGPLREWYGALMFTNDGGRHDRLRRLVSKAFTPRAVERLRPIAAARVAEHVSALRQAGGGDLVAAFAHVPMHVMCALLGVPAAAVPDFIAWVDALSPVFLFMEPDQITRAETAITDLLAYVRELIEQRSHAPADDLMTALIRAEHDGDRLTRDETVTMVANLLVGGHDTTASQIGCTLLTLLARPSALAEVRSRPAALASLVSETIRFEPGISFAPRTVVEPIEICGIERQAGTMLACTFLTANRDPEVWRDPDAFVPRRFDEPDAPRLLSFGGGPHYCLGAALARTTLEEAVRGVAELAPALAADPETMEWSQVLGRSPAKLPVTF